In the Corynebacterium gerontici genome, one interval contains:
- a CDS encoding UDP-N-acetylmuramoyl-tripeptide--D-alanyl-D-alanine ligase, protein MIPMNLSEIAKAVGGQLSENATGEEQITGGVEFDSRQVAPGDLFVALQGARVDGHDFAQAVMEQGAAGALLFRDVGVPGVIVAPVDSGHSNAYATAHDATGAAAAVIAAMSALARNLCDALAPGLTVIGVTGSAGKTSAKDMMASIFRATGDTVAPPGSFNNEIGHPYTVLRCTQDTRYLVSELSARGVGHIAALAEVAPPKIGVVLNVGSAHLGEFGSQATIAQAKGELVEALPADGHAVLNADDPHVAVMADRTQAQVWRFGQGEDADVQASNIRLDALARPSFSLRTPQGDAEVNLQVSGEHQVSNALAAITAALAAGLELDLILTALRAHQGASAHRMDVHHRSDGLIVIDDAYNANAESMRAGLRAAVSTAQARGGRAFAVLGPMGELGEDAIEAHRALGAELKEIGIRGVVVVGNNEDARALADAAGQLTIAVVDSNEDAATAIDPVLRDADTVLVKASNAFKLWQVAESLLNTNANEQSELQVNDK, encoded by the coding sequence ATGATTCCAATGAACCTCAGCGAGATTGCCAAGGCCGTTGGTGGCCAATTGAGCGAGAACGCCACCGGCGAAGAGCAGATCACAGGTGGTGTGGAATTCGATTCCCGCCAAGTGGCGCCCGGTGATCTGTTTGTGGCGCTGCAAGGCGCGAGAGTTGACGGGCACGATTTTGCTCAGGCGGTAATGGAGCAAGGCGCCGCAGGTGCTTTGTTGTTCCGAGACGTCGGCGTGCCGGGAGTCATCGTTGCGCCCGTGGATTCAGGCCACTCAAATGCTTATGCCACGGCACATGATGCCACGGGCGCTGCGGCGGCTGTTATTGCCGCCATGAGCGCTTTGGCGCGGAACCTCTGTGACGCGCTTGCCCCCGGACTCACGGTGATTGGTGTGACTGGATCGGCCGGGAAAACTTCGGCCAAGGACATGATGGCTAGTATCTTCCGGGCTACTGGTGACACCGTAGCTCCTCCTGGTTCATTCAACAACGAAATTGGGCACCCCTACACAGTGCTTCGCTGTACGCAAGACACCCGTTATTTGGTCAGCGAGTTATCCGCGCGCGGTGTCGGGCATATCGCGGCGTTGGCGGAAGTTGCGCCACCGAAGATTGGTGTGGTGCTCAATGTCGGCAGCGCTCATCTAGGGGAATTTGGATCGCAGGCAACTATTGCTCAAGCCAAAGGAGAGCTCGTCGAGGCGCTTCCCGCGGATGGCCATGCCGTTTTGAATGCCGATGATCCGCACGTCGCTGTCATGGCTGACCGCACTCAGGCGCAAGTGTGGCGTTTCGGACAAGGTGAGGATGCGGACGTGCAGGCAAGCAACATTCGTCTCGATGCGTTGGCGCGCCCCAGTTTCTCGCTGCGCACACCCCAAGGGGACGCGGAAGTGAACTTACAGGTCAGTGGTGAACATCAGGTTTCGAACGCCCTGGCCGCTATCACCGCCGCCCTTGCCGCGGGACTCGAGTTGGATCTCATCCTGACGGCGTTGCGCGCTCATCAGGGTGCTTCTGCCCACCGCATGGACGTACACCACCGGAGCGATGGCCTCATCGTGATCGATGACGCGTACAACGCCAACGCGGAATCCATGCGCGCAGGGCTGCGCGCCGCGGTGAGCACTGCCCAAGCCCGCGGTGGCCGCGCCTTCGCGGTGTTGGGTCCCATGGGGGAACTCGGTGAAGATGCCATTGAAGCGCATCGCGCGCTCGGCGCGGAGCTGAAAGAGATCGGTATTCGGGGCGTCGTCGTGGTTGGAAACAACGAAGATGCACGCGCGCTCGCTGATGCTGCAGGGCAGCTCACCATCGCCGTGGTGGACAGCAACGAGGACGCAGCCACCGCCATCGATCCGGTGCTGCGTGATGCGGACACCGTCTTGGTCAAGGCATCGAACGCTTTTAAGCTTTGGCAGGTCGCAGAAAGCCTTCTGAACACAAATGCAAATGAACAATCCGAACTGCAGGTGAATGACAAGTGA
- a CDS encoding UDP-N-acetylmuramoyl-L-alanyl-D-glutamate--2,6-diaminopimelate ligase gives MRVKEVAEIAGGAVFGDADVQFQGIGLDSQELPQGAVFAALPGTRSHGAKYAADTNAAAILTDREGHEILQQNGDQRPVIVVDDIRAILGAVSSVMYGEPSKSLTIVGITGTSGKTTTSYLLEAGLMHAGLSVGLIGTTGTRINGRKIPTQLTTPEAPKLQQLFALMVEEGVTHVVMEVSSHALSLGRVGGVDFDVAGFTNLTQDHLDFHPTMQDYFDTKAKLFAAESALSAPKSVICIDDAWGEAMLDIARFPKSLSTNANKHADYVVSQVEVRAAGTQHFSLIHEGQSISVDLNMPGAFNVTNASLALALAAEIGVDPEAVAKGIAGVGVPGRMERVDAGQEFVAVVDYAHKPAAVAAVLDTIRAQVPGRVGVVLGAGGNRDVSKRPVMGAEAIKRADLLIVSDDNPRDEDPAQIRSAIIEGAQQALSAQPSAEAMPKVIEIGDRAEAIARAVQWAEPGDAIVIAGKGHEVGQLVAGVQHHFDDREALREAIELRLEKQEGRQ, from the coding sequence ATGCGGGTGAAAGAAGTAGCAGAGATCGCGGGCGGCGCAGTCTTTGGCGATGCTGATGTGCAGTTCCAAGGGATCGGTTTGGATTCCCAAGAGCTGCCTCAGGGAGCTGTGTTTGCCGCGCTTCCTGGAACCCGCAGCCACGGTGCCAAGTACGCGGCAGATACCAATGCTGCCGCCATTTTGACGGATCGCGAAGGGCACGAAATCCTCCAGCAAAACGGTGATCAACGCCCGGTCATCGTGGTCGACGATATCCGCGCCATCTTGGGTGCTGTGTCTTCCGTGATGTACGGGGAACCGTCGAAAAGCCTCACCATCGTCGGAATTACCGGAACCTCTGGAAAAACAACCACCAGCTACCTGCTCGAAGCGGGATTGATGCATGCGGGACTGAGCGTTGGGCTGATCGGTACTACTGGCACCCGGATTAATGGTCGGAAGATCCCCACCCAGCTCACCACGCCCGAGGCTCCGAAACTGCAGCAGCTTTTTGCCCTGATGGTCGAAGAAGGCGTGACCCATGTGGTGATGGAAGTAAGCTCCCACGCGCTTTCTTTGGGTCGCGTTGGAGGAGTGGACTTTGATGTTGCGGGGTTCACAAACCTTACTCAGGATCACCTGGATTTCCACCCGACGATGCAGGATTACTTCGATACTAAGGCCAAGCTTTTTGCCGCCGAATCCGCGTTGAGTGCACCGAAATCGGTTATTTGCATTGACGATGCCTGGGGTGAAGCGATGCTCGATATTGCGCGCTTTCCGAAGTCCTTGAGCACGAACGCGAACAAGCACGCCGATTACGTAGTCAGTCAGGTGGAGGTGCGCGCCGCTGGTACGCAGCATTTCTCGCTCATTCACGAAGGCCAAAGCATCTCCGTGGATCTGAACATGCCAGGGGCTTTCAACGTGACCAACGCTAGTTTGGCGCTGGCGCTCGCTGCGGAAATCGGCGTGGACCCTGAAGCAGTGGCAAAAGGGATTGCAGGCGTGGGCGTTCCTGGACGCATGGAGCGGGTAGACGCTGGCCAAGAGTTCGTCGCAGTAGTGGATTATGCGCACAAACCGGCTGCTGTTGCGGCGGTGCTGGACACTATTCGCGCGCAGGTGCCCGGGCGAGTGGGGGTGGTCCTCGGCGCGGGTGGTAACCGTGACGTGTCTAAGCGTCCCGTGATGGGCGCAGAGGCGATCAAGCGAGCCGATTTGCTGATCGTCAGCGACGACAATCCGCGTGACGAAGATCCGGCGCAAATCAGGTCGGCCATCATTGAAGGTGCCCAGCAAGCTTTGAGCGCTCAGCCTAGCGCCGAAGCGATGCCGAAGGTCATCGAAATCGGCGATCGAGCCGAGGCCATCGCCCGCGCTGTGCAGTGGGCTGAGCCTGGCGACGCCATCGTGATCGCCGGCAAAGGCCACGAAGTGGGACAACTCGTGGCCGGAGTCCAACACCACTTCGATGACCGCGAAGCACTACGCGAGGCCATTGAACTCCGCCTCGAAAAGCAGGAGGGCCGACAATGA